The sequence TCAGTCCAAATTCCTATTTAGAATTTCATTTATAGGCTTGCATCAATTTTGAAATCATTCTTGCTGGAAAAGCAGTGATACAATCAGCTTTCTCCCTGGGATTTCTCCAGCttccattgctttttttcaCCCTCCTTTGCCAATCAATGCCTGACAACAGATTTAGACTAATAATATAAATTGCATGTCTTGTGCTTCCTCTGTCCACCCTTATTAGTGCAATAGAGATAAGCAAAGTGGCCTGAGCTATAAGCTAACAGGCTTTGCTTAACTGAGCATGCATCTCCTGACACAGCCTGGGGGGGCTAACGAGCTCCAGGACAGGTAGGAAGGGTTGTCTGGCAAGTCTGGCAATCTAGTTTTTATTCCAAATATTTATAGATGTTGGGATCCAAGACTTGCAAGTCTGGCTCTGGTTCTGTATGGTGCAAACATCTTCAAAGACTTCTGtgttggaaaacaaaaatctgtggTCCCAATGGCTTGACTTTTGTCAAGGCAGAAGAACTCATGATTTTGACTCAAACGTTGAGCATCTGCTGCAACCTTCTTTGCCTCTCCTGGCCAAGGCACTGCAAGACTTGCACTGGTGCAGGCTCAGCTTTATGGCAATGGGCTCCTTGCTCACTGGCATGCAAGATAAAATAGGGtcacagattcatagaatggctttggttggcAGGGACCTTAAATGGATGGACTGCTATGGTATGTGGAAGGTCAAGCAAAAAGCATTCTAATCTCTTGAGCTCGACGTCAATGTCCTAAAAAGACAGTGTAGATGCCCATGGCTCCATGTTTTGATGGGATGCCAGGGGGCTTTGCCTTGGTTGGTGTTCCTGCATAGGATTTCTGAGTATCCTGATATAATGGAACAGAGGCTTCTCTATGATTTATTCCTAAAAGCAATTCCACTTGCCATTATTAGCAAAGCTTTATATTTGAGTGAACAGAAGCAAGTCAGAGTGGATGACAGCAATTTAATCTCCTGGAGCTTTTTTGTAACTTCTTGTGCTATCCTTGACCCTAAGCCAACTTCCTCCCACTGCCAGCTAGGGGAAAGATCCAGTCCCATGGCAACAATGAGTTTGCAAGCCTGTATACTGTGCAGCATGTAAATGCTATTTATCCACATTTCAGACTTGTTCACACTGGATAGGAACAAGTCAGTGAGAGATAAGGATTCTCCCACTCCACCTATGTGTGTGGAAGCACCACAGTTTCCACGGACAGTTGGCATTTTGCTCACAGGTATTGTTTGAAGCTGTTGTGTTGGGAACAGCTCAAGGGATGTGGAtacccatccctggaggcgctcaaggccaggctggatggggcaaCCTGATCaggtgcctgatttagtggttggcaacccaGCCCGTgtcagtggggttggaactggaggatctttgaggtcccttccaacccaagtcattctgtgattctactttTCCTATGATTCTAACTGTGCTTGGGGTGCTTGGTCCTTGTCACTGAGGAAGCTGAGGAAGGAGACAAGCCAACACTACtgtggaaagaaagcaaaaaatcacTGTCTCACATGCTTGGGAAGCAGATGCCAAATCAATCTCAACTTCTTTAACAAGAGGTCAAAGCCTGTCCCCACCTCTCTGGCTGCTTCCAAAATGCTCTCATTTGGAAATATCTCCCTGGACGTGGCAAACAGCATCACGGCCAGCTGACGACATTAAAGGAACGTCCCTCTGTTCCCAGTTCCTGTTAACAGTGTGTGGTGTGAAGAGGGCTGAAATATCACGTTGTGTTTTTATGTGCGATAAAGCAAATTTTCAGAAGGTGTTGATGGCACCTAGGCACCCTTTTGGGCAGGGCTATGCatgaaaaatggcttttttggAAGCCTCCTCACAGAGTGAGAGGTAAATAAGATGCTGCCTCCTTGCTGAGCTCCCTGCTTATTGGGGTTTTAATCTTGATGGATTTGCTGTTTGCTGAAGGTTGAGCCTAACAGTTAGGAAAACTGCATCCAAGTTTGCATCACTCAGGCTGTGTATTTGGCTGAAATTAAGAGCTGACTTCTTAAAATCAACTTGCTTTGGAGGTATCATGTATGTGCAGGAAGGACATACAATGCTCTCTCATTCCTGGAGAGAACAACATGTTctcactgctttcctttcctttgcacaAGCCATCCTAAAGAATGGCTGGACACATTTCCCACACGTCTACCTCGCCTCCCACTGCAACTTGCTATTTTCTGCAGTAGCCAAGCCAAAAAAGGAAAGTTACTATCATGCCAAAAATGTGATTTTGATAAAATATGAGGGGACAAGTCAGCATAAGCATGACTGGCTTGGGATCCAGAGGAAGAGTGTGGGAAGGATAATTTTACTTTCTTGCCTCTCACGCCTACTAAATGCCAGGATACAAAGTGAATTACTAAATGAATGCAATAAAtcccaaagaaaagcaaaacagatttttgctATAGTGCAAAGAATGCTAGACAATAAGAGCAGGGCTAAAATATGTCATATAAGATGTCACATCTCTGCTCCATAATGCAcgatataggaaaaaaaaccttagaaagagtggtgatgcattgaTACTTATTGCCCAGCAAGGTGCTGGAGATGTGacacttagggacatggttgctgggtatggtggggatgggttgggttggacttgggatcttagaggtcttttccaacccttaTAATTCTATGTTTTAGTAGATTGAGGTGCATTCAGATCTGTGGGTTTACTTGCTTTAATTTGGAAGTTTCTTTcttatagagaaaaaaaaatcccacgGGTGTTTTGTAGGCTATCTCACAAGCCTTCCCATTGTCTTGTAGGGGATGCTCTTATGCCCTGTGGCTGTGCAACGTGATGGCTAAGGGGCTGAAAAAGCCTTTTCGATGATGCAACTTCCTAACTCCATGATGCCCAGGACAAGATTGATCTGTATACAGggattattatttattctcttgtaaataaaaataatgtatttttatgtgaCGGTAGCAGCTCTGAAACACAGGTCATACGTCAGTCAGTTTTTGGAGACCTCATGTCCTGCTGTCTACAGCAGAAGACCTGGAAGCGCATTACATCCAGAGCAGGACTTGGACATGGCCAACGTTCAGCCTTTGAGTGGAGAGATGGGCTGCAAAGTTTCTATATGTCAGTCATGGGCAGACCCATGCTTCTCTAAACCCAttgctctctctctctaaaccaaaaaaaaaaaaaaacctcaaacaaaaaaccaacaaaccaaactactttttttacaaaaataaccTCTATCCATATACCAGACTCACACTACATCTACACATGAATCGACCCAATGCTGCTCTTGGAAGCTGCTCGCCTCCCCCATCGCACTTAGGACTTCCAGGCCCTGACGACTGCCAAGGCACACGAGGGTATAGGTTTTNNNNNNNNNNNNNNNNNNNNNNNNNNNNNNNNNNNNNNNNNNNNNNNNNNNNNNNNNNNNNNNNNNNNNNNNNNNNNNNNNNNNNNNNNNNNNNNNNNNNTTTacacttttctttcacagaactacacattaaaaagcaaagtcCACACAACCTTCTGTCTACAGCTTAGACCAGATGGATTTGTTattcctctgccttttccctGCTTTTCCACAGCAATCATTGTGGCACATGGGCAGAGGAATACTTCTCTGCAGAAGGAGGTGAAGGCAGAAGGGGCTTAAAATCAGCATCATGACCAATGCACTTCAGGTAGACACTTCAGACTGTCAAGCAGTCAGCAGAGTGAGGAAAGAGACAGAAAGTCTGGATTTTGTGCCTGTGCCAAATGCCTTTGCCAAATACCCCAGCAGACACAATGAGCACTTGTTTACCTGGGTTTCATTGAAGTCTTTCACACCAACACAATATACTGTTGCTCCCAGCTCTCTTGACCGATTGGCCTGGAATAAGGAAAGGAGGGATGATGTGAACATAAATGGATGTAGGTTTCCTAAAGACCTTACTTGTGAATTTAGGCTTTCTCCATAAAAAGAACAACGAGGTCTTGCCCAATAAAGAGCTTTTCTCCCTGATTCTGCATAAACAGATTTTATCTGCTATTAGGATGCTCTTTGCCTAGTAAAACTAAGCCCAGcatattttgtgtttctttttaaacctAATTATCTCACCtttgtgggaatcaaatgttgtttctgcattagaattggataatatatatatttttatttcatgatctccgctgtcatagttctttttgggagtctttctgcttaacctggggaagatctctgatagtttacgtcacttatcatctagataacccttcccagggacgcacgctctgtatataggtgtatataggtgtatgtatgtatattttgtcatacacactgcaagaataccCTGCACtagatcaaaccagagaacaagtgatGGATGCCtgaggaagcgcctgaagagacatgggaaggcctggcatcatcccccgccCCGGTGCTCCTTGTTTAaagaagacttggaagcaaatcaccacATCAGTACcacaagaagagcactgagacatcttggaaacaacagtgactgacaccagataacacaaaaattaacaagtaaataacaaatataaatcctctgataagattgtgaacctggagtacccagccagtggggaaacagggaaGAGGGGGGAGacaagggggagaaaacagggtataaaggctgtcatgttgtgtccataggtgctcctgcttgcaggacgcccgccattgcaatggcgaataaaatctgcttttatcagagataccgtcctgacaaaattatttggatatttccaacacctTCCTATCTACTCCTACTTTCTTACGGTTGTTTATCAAACACACTCATGACagactaaatattttttctttgcattatttAGGACACACACCAGTGTAATAGAAGCCcaaaatttttcagtttttacctCCAGACAGcgtaaatatttttgtatctgttCCTGGGGGGTTGGAACGTGATGATCCAtggggccccttccaacccaagccattttatgatttcaAAGCATTCAAGGGAgaacatatatttctttttttttcaggcctGTAGACGAAGGTGCACTTAATGTTCAAAAAGCAACAGTTCTAAATGCTCTTCCTTGTGTAAATGTGAATGAAGTCATTTAATGATAttcactggaaaagaaataccTGACTGTTTGAGTAGTACAATGCTGACATAGTTCAGTCTGCTAGACAGCAAAGAGCTTTACAAGGAAAGCATCATTCTACCTTTACACAAAGGAGCTTAAAGGCAAAGAACTGAAGCAACTCAGTGTATCATCTGACATCAAGGTCTCAGTTCTGTTAGCTCAGTAACTGCTCCTTcccaaaccaaaataaatgtaGCACTACTGACCTCTCAAGTTGCTCGTTCATctctaaaaacaaacatgtttttcttgtatatttttgatttcagaagggaagaaaaggagatgaaCAATTAGAAAGAAAAGCCTTACATTCCTTACATTTGTGCTTCAGCAATATTGTTTTTCATCTACAACATAACCCTTCTTTTTGTTGCTGGATTTAAAATTCCACCTGGGATAGATTGAGAGGAAAAGATCTGTCCATAGCAAATTGATGTAATTATGCCATTTTCCAAGTTCAAGTCATCTTGCCTTGACTGAAGTTTTCAATAGGAACATTATAGAGAAAATCTGTCAAGTTCAACTACTGAGCATCCAATATTTGGGACAGTATGTTAACTTAAGGATGGTGTTCAGCATCCATGCTTGAAACTTGGAAATGGAGACATTTGTTCAGGATTCAGGGATTTCTCAAATCATTTTAATAAATGCCGAAACTTTTCAGCTGTGGATTATTTCTAcctctaaacttttttttcactggaagttgttaaaaaaacttattttctatgAACTGACTCAGGTTTAATGAGTCAGAAATACTGCTGCTGTTAATGTTTATCTCTAAGATTCATGTCTGAAGAACACAGAGGTTGGCAATGCTGctcatagcagggaggttggaagtCGATGACCTTTGAGGTCCCTACCatctcaagccattctacgattctgttATAAGATTCAATTAAAGTTTTGTCCCTAGGATAAATGGTTTTATTCTATATTTTGCCTTTGAAGCAGCAGAACTAGACATTTTGCTCTCTCTGTGGCTAAAAATGTACGAGACTTACCTCCCTCTCAGAGTAGAAAAATAGGTCTTCATGGAGTTCTCCATCTGTCAGTGCAATGATGACACTTGCAGTTCTGTAACCTAAATACATGGAGTTCTTTAGTCCCATGTTTTGAGTAACATTTGTTAAATTAACATAGAAAACATGTTACTAATGAGCTGCTAAATTGGAAATGGTTAGCATTAATCCCATGCCCTTATTCCTTTCAGCCAACCAGTTTTCAGAAGACATGAATTTCTGCACTCTCTTTCCATTTGGGCACCTGCCTACAACACCAGTTTTAGACCATACTCCTTTGAGGTGCCAAtgatttttaacagaaattctCTCATAgctatttcagtatttcagaccAGTACATTAGGCAGCaagaaaaattaagcaaagTGTTCCGAGCTAttaatttctgattttattaatGCTGTAAATTCAAGAAATGCAGAGAGTTTCAGCTTGTGATGAAAAGCTGAATTGGGATTTAAATAGATTTTGTAGGAAAACGAGCTATATTCTTCAGCCTCTCTTTGTAGCATATTTCAGCATCATGATTAAACACAGCTGTCTTCTCCTTGAATTGATTATAACTCAGGTTTTACAAGTTTATATTAATTTTCAGGACCAGACAAATAGAATTCAATCATATTTCTGGCAGCAGACTTACTACAGGTCTGTAGGAGCTCTGTAGATAAAACTTGCACACTGTTATGGAAAGCTGATGGCACAGCACTCGTAAAGCAAAAGTAGATGGGCCAACATTGGCTTGAGGACCCAGTTGTACACTGCTTCTTCAACCTGTTTTTGTGTGGCACTGTTTACGTGCAATGTGTAATAGAAGCATGTAAAAACATTATCAATCCCCAGTGTAATTACTGTAGGCATTTATTCCCTTCTGCTGCAGTTGGATTTTACAGCTCAGTCCCAAAGCTTTGTTGCGTTCATGAATGGTCTTGTAAAAATGCTAGCACTGGTTTTGTACTCAAACATCAGGTCTCCTGTCTTTCAATTTCCaagaagaatgttttatttccacTTTGTGTTTTCCAGTGCAGAAAGATTTTATGTTAATTAccaggaagaaaggagaaatattttggaaGCGACGCCACTTACTATTACATGTACTAATTTCTtgttgaaaaatacatttactgAACAGTATCTCCATGTACTCAtgtttcaaaaggaagaagaattgGTTACCTGAGTCctcaagcaaaaaaaacattATGTACCAGATAGTTTTAACACCAGTAGGTACCTTCAGTCAGTCAGGCTTCTCACTTTTGGCCTGAAAAGCACTTATTCCAGTCTGGACCCTTAAAGTTctatctgttcttttttttccccttcagaagCAACTACCCTGAAGAGCATTGCATGCCTGTAAGAACAGGAGCCACCCACTACCTTTCTTGCAGCAAAGCTGCATTTCAAATCAATTAAGGGTATcagtaaagaaggaaaaacatttaatgGATCAGGAAAATCTCTCACCATGAACATTTTCATAGTAAATCTGTTCACTTGCCTGAAATTAAATCAGAAGATTATtagcaataaataataatccTGTGGGCATCTACACATGTaccagaaagagagagaagacagCAGCAAGGATGTTATGATTGTAGCCTACAGATGACCTCTTACTGGCTTCACAGAACAAGTTTCTTGCCTGTGGCTTTCACTGCATGGCTTTTCTAAAGCATTAACTCAAAGAAACCCTAAGACCGCTGGCCAACCATCATCTCCCACTACTCCATCTGGAAATTACATTCACCTTCCTACTTTAGAAACATCCTATGTCCATTGATATATACTCTTCAGCACTTGTAGGTCAACTACTCCAATTGGAAACAAACCAACTGCAAAGAGATATTCACATGCTTCTATCTCTTGCCATAACTACACACAGGCGTATTTTGCAAGGCTGAAGGACAAATGCTTCAAGGTTCCAAAATTAAGAAGTAAAAAGCTGGCAGAAAAATACTCAGTTTTAAAATTTGGTTGTTACTGTTTTTGTCACCTCCATTTTTGAGGTGTGTTCAATGCATTTTTCAATAAACAGTTCCCTAATCCTCAAATGCACATGTAGTACAGAACGGGAAGGAGTTCAGGATTTCCCCTAGAAAAGATTTAGACAAACTCCTGACTGTGTAAAATACATAGGAGAGGTCTGGAACGGGCAATAACTTTTTAGTAGCATTGTTTGTCCATGACAGTGAACAGGTTATGGCCACGGCCTCAGATCCCAACCAACTCTAACAACCCAGACACAGTTTAAATACACTCTAACATGCATCTAGTTACCCTTTCAAATCCTTCATGCATGTACGTGTCACCTCCTGGAAGGACTTTCTGAAGCTCTTCTAGACCCTGACGTATCTGTTCTCTGAAACGAATGCAGATGAATTGTTACATCCAAGATCAAATGTATCAGGACTTGATAGCCTGGTGAAGACATGCATGGCTGAAATCAGATCGAGATGGGAAAAAAGAGCTAACTCAGTGTATGTGTAGACTAAGGTAATGTCTGGATACCTTTCTAAGGATGTAGAAAATAGAGCAGATGTGCTCTTTATGGGTATTCCCACAGCCCAGACAAAGCCATGACAGCCACTTCTCCATTCACATTTCTCTCCAAATAGATATTCCCTGTGCAGCCCTGGTCAAACCTCTGTTGCAGAA is a genomic window of Meleagris gallopavo isolate NT-WF06-2002-E0010 breed Aviagen turkey brand Nicholas breeding stock chromosome 24, Turkey_5.1, whole genome shotgun sequence containing:
- the LOC104909286 gene encoding anthrax toxin receptor 1-like — protein: MAIAKQSISRFGFKCFFFATFLLVCDGHSGKRENGGPACYGGFDLYFILDKSGSVLHHWNEIYHFVEHLARKFISPQLRMSFIVFSTRGTILMRLTEDREQIRQGLEELQKVLPGGDTYMHEGFERASEQIYYENVHGYRTASVIIALTDGELHEDLFFYSEREANRSRELGATVYCVGVKDFNETQVNKCSLCLLGYLAKAFGTGTKSRLSVSFLTLLTA